A portion of the Leptospira noumeaensis genome contains these proteins:
- a CDS encoding STAS domain-containing protein translates to MADLQFPSLDLKTEFIEIKRERVLVVSFVGQITNTNAYEINRNISVIFRDSVYNIILELTKLDYINSIGVATLISIIKTVENNRGKILIGGLNHFLENVIRLMDLPRKVQIFNTKEEAITNWK, encoded by the coding sequence ATGGCGGACTTGCAGTTCCCCTCTCTGGATCTCAAAACAGAATTCATCGAAATCAAAAGAGAGCGAGTTCTGGTTGTTTCCTTTGTGGGCCAAATCACCAATACCAACGCTTACGAAATCAATCGGAATATTTCCGTGATCTTTCGTGACTCTGTTTACAATATCATTTTGGAATTAACCAAGTTGGATTATATCAATAGCATTGGGGTAGCAACACTGATTAGTATCATCAAAACAGTCGAAAACAATCGCGGCAAAATCCTCATTGGGGGACTCAATCATTTTCTAGAAAACGTGATTCGGCTGATGGATTTACCACGAAAGGTTCAGATTTTTAATACCAAAGAAGAAGCGATTACGAATTGGAAATAG